A window of the Euzebya pacifica genome harbors these coding sequences:
- a CDS encoding PIG-L deacetylase family protein translates to MTGWSHRRDTAPTWDPPEGPIVVIAPHPDDEVLGAGGLLCRAPARVTVLAVTDGGNAYPGHVEPDVLAGRRRDEQRAALIELGVDPDRVHRLGITDGTVPAHEEEVTAAILALAPDGATVVAPWLHDHHSDHEACGRAAVRAVDRRPDLALRCWLFWAYHHTPVERLAPSGLVALELDDDTRRRKALAIDAHASQLTGPPGVAPILDRHLLGPALTSRECYVTT, encoded by the coding sequence ATGACGGGCTGGTCGCACCGCCGCGACACCGCCCCCACGTGGGACCCACCGGAGGGACCGATCGTCGTCATCGCCCCGCACCCCGACGACGAGGTCCTCGGTGCCGGCGGGCTGCTGTGCCGCGCTCCCGCCCGGGTGACCGTGCTGGCCGTCACCGACGGGGGCAACGCCTATCCCGGGCACGTCGAACCCGACGTGCTGGCCGGCCGACGACGCGACGAGCAGCGCGCGGCCCTCATCGAGCTCGGTGTCGATCCGGACCGCGTCCATCGGCTGGGCATCACCGACGGCACGGTGCCCGCCCACGAGGAGGAGGTCACCGCGGCCATCCTCGCCCTGGCACCCGACGGCGCAACCGTCGTCGCGCCGTGGCTGCACGACCACCACAGCGACCACGAGGCCTGTGGGCGGGCCGCCGTCCGGGCCGTCGACCGGCGTCCTGACCTCGCCCTGCGCTGCTGGCTGTTCTGGGCCTATCACCACACCCCGGTGGAGCGGCTTGCCCCGTCCGGCCTGGTGGCGCTGGAGCTCGACGACGACACCCGCCGACGCAAGGCCCTGGCCATCGATGCTCACGCCTCGCAGCTGACCGGGCCGCCGGGGGTGGCCCCGATCCTGGACCGCCACCTCCTGGGGCCCGCGCTGACCTCCCGAGAGTGCTACGTGACGACATGA
- a CDS encoding SAM-dependent methyltransferase, with translation MSVHPLSYFDGKYADDPDPWGFDRRPYERRKQDLSIAALPAGRRFARAVEPGCANGALTERLVEVCDEVIAFDPIASCVERATDRLDGTNARIEQGQLPSAWPDGTVDLVVLSEVAYYLDAATQQQLDAAMARSMTDDGVLVAVHWTGPTNYPRTGEEVHAHLDALPWLDRLTSLVDPQFVLDVWQVQR, from the coding sequence GTGAGCGTGCATCCCCTCTCCTACTTCGACGGCAAGTACGCCGACGACCCCGACCCATGGGGCTTCGACCGCCGTCCCTACGAACGACGCAAGCAGGACCTGTCCATCGCCGCCCTGCCGGCCGGACGACGCTTTGCCAGGGCGGTCGAACCCGGCTGTGCCAACGGCGCCCTGACCGAGCGGTTGGTCGAGGTCTGCGACGAGGTGATCGCCTTCGACCCCATCGCGAGCTGCGTCGAGCGGGCGACCGACCGCCTCGACGGCACCAACGCCCGCATCGAGCAGGGCCAGCTCCCGTCCGCCTGGCCCGACGGCACCGTCGACCTGGTCGTCCTGAGCGAGGTCGCTTACTACCTCGACGCCGCGACCCAGCAGCAGCTCGACGCGGCGATGGCACGGTCGATGACCGATGACGGCGTCCTCGTCGCCGTCCACTGGACCGGCCCGACGAACTACCCGCGCACCGGCGAGGAGGTCCACGCGCACCTCGACGCCCTGCCGTGGCTGGACCGGCTGACCTCCCTGGTCGACCCCCAGTTCGTCCTCGACGTTTGGCAGGTCCAGCGATGA
- a CDS encoding glycosyltransferase: MPIGPDAQTSSPPSALAVVIPARDEAAMIESCLRSVARSLALTGLPAGVVVVDDRSRDDTAARATDAGRRFGLDLVVVQPHARTIGAVRHRGALAAVDTFGLDGNAWLLSTDADTLVPESWAPDYVHRARLGLDAVAGVVDLRTDVDVPTFLDDWRRGYRRTLSVDDHPHVHAANLGVRVWPYLTCGGFPPVDQAEDVALWCRLRDIGARVVADPRLVVDTSGRIDARVARGFGAAIHRLHALDALDTMGSLDIRTSLDARTSLDAS; this comes from the coding sequence ATGCCGATCGGCCCCGACGCACAGACCTCGTCACCACCCTCGGCGCTCGCCGTGGTGATCCCGGCGCGGGACGAAGCGGCCATGATCGAGTCGTGCCTGCGCTCGGTGGCGCGCAGCCTGGCCCTCACCGGCCTGCCCGCCGGCGTGGTGGTGGTCGACGACCGATCCCGTGACGACACCGCTGCACGCGCGACCGACGCCGGGCGGCGGTTCGGCCTGGACCTCGTGGTCGTCCAACCGCACGCCCGCACCATCGGCGCCGTCCGCCATCGGGGCGCGTTGGCCGCCGTCGACACCTTCGGCCTCGACGGGAACGCCTGGCTGCTCAGCACCGACGCCGACACCCTCGTCCCCGAGTCGTGGGCACCGGACTACGTGCACCGCGCCCGCCTCGGCCTGGACGCCGTCGCCGGGGTGGTGGACCTGCGCACCGACGTGGACGTGCCCACGTTCCTCGACGACTGGCGACGCGGCTACCGGCGGACCCTGTCCGTCGACGACCACCCCCACGTCCACGCGGCCAACCTCGGTGTCCGTGTCTGGCCCTACCTGACCTGCGGTGGGTTCCCGCCCGTCGACCAGGCCGAAGACGTCGCCCTGTGGTGCCGCCTGCGCGACATCGGGGCCCGTGTGGTTGCCGACCCCCGGCTGGTCGTCGACACCTCCGGCCGGATCGACGCCCGGGTCGCCCGCGGGTTCGGTGCCGCCATCCACCGCCTCCACGCCCTTGACGCCCTCGACACGATGGGATCGCTGGACATCAGGACCTCGCTCGACGCGAGGACCTCGCTGGACGCGTCGTGA
- a CDS encoding SigE family RNA polymerase sigma factor has product MAEDVNAFCHAQWPGLVRTLTAMTGDMQRAQDLAQEAIARVILRWPRVRGMEHPGGYLFRIGMNLARDDLRARRDEPAHPVVADGVVDDHARRVALVLTLRQGLARLTPRQRTAVTLRHLGGLSVEESASAMGCRPGTVTALCHQAMRRLRADHDVMDLVGDER; this is encoded by the coding sequence ATGGCCGAAGATGTGAATGCGTTCTGCCACGCCCAGTGGCCGGGCTTGGTGCGCACCCTCACGGCCATGACAGGTGACATGCAGCGTGCCCAGGACCTCGCCCAGGAAGCGATCGCCCGCGTGATCCTGCGGTGGCCTCGGGTCCGCGGGATGGAGCATCCGGGCGGCTATCTGTTCCGCATCGGCATGAACCTGGCTCGCGACGATCTTCGAGCGCGTCGCGATGAACCTGCGCACCCGGTGGTGGCCGACGGCGTCGTCGACGACCATGCCAGGCGGGTCGCGCTCGTCCTCACGTTGCGGCAGGGCCTCGCACGGCTGACACCTCGTCAGCGAACTGCGGTGACGCTGCGGCATCTGGGCGGGTTGTCCGTCGAGGAGAGCGCCTCAGCCATGGGTTGCCGGCCCGGGACGGTCACTGCCCTGTGTCACCAGGCCATGAGGCGACTTCGCGCGGACCACGACGTCATGGACCTCGTAGGAGACGAACGATGA
- a CDS encoding helix-turn-helix domain-containing protein — protein sequence MDLEQHQSWGLGPLISVDELAAYLGLPKQTIYDWRVSGKGPQGYRIGKHPQSRPADPRTSHARAAVHQGRRSLVLRAPGRWRCQSIPRLRSTPLDRSKWNGARRG from the coding sequence ATGGACCTCGAGCAGCACCAGAGCTGGGGCCTCGGGCCCCTCATCAGCGTCGACGAGCTGGCCGCCTACCTCGGCCTGCCGAAGCAGACGATCTATGACTGGCGCGTCAGCGGGAAGGGCCCGCAGGGCTACCGCATCGGCAAGCACCCGCAGTCAAGGCCCGCAGACCCGCGCACCAGCCATGCGAGGGCGGCTGTTCACCAAGGGCGACGGTCGTTGGTGCTCCGCGCGCCAGGCCGTTGGCGATGTCAGTCGATCCCTAGGCTCCGCTCCACGCCACTAGATCGATCTAAGTGGAACGGGGCGCGGAGGGGTTGA
- a CDS encoding metallophosphoesterase: MIGTIGKGVALAGAAALAWGVGIERRWYATRHETLPLLRGEGRLRILFFADLHLAPGQDHRLDHVRRVAEEVQPDLLVSGGDNLEHPDAIGPVVALHERLREVTGAPALAVLGAHDRFGPRRGNPAAYLWQPSEGPRGEALDTPALVKGMEDSGWQVLCNDTSTVTTPAGIIEVAGVDDPHIERDDLSIIRPAGAVEDPVLRLGLTHAPYLRVLHGYDRAGFDLALAGHTHGGQLAVPWWGALVSNSDLPPAQAKGTSLIGTDLHLHVSAGLGHSVYYPIRFACRPELTVLDLVGR, from the coding sequence GTGATCGGCACCATCGGCAAGGGGGTGGCGCTCGCCGGCGCGGCCGCGCTGGCCTGGGGGGTCGGGATCGAGCGACGCTGGTACGCCACCCGCCACGAGACCCTCCCCCTCCTGCGTGGCGAGGGGCGCCTGCGGATCCTCTTCTTCGCCGACCTGCACCTCGCACCGGGCCAGGACCACCGGCTGGATCACGTCCGTCGGGTCGCGGAGGAGGTCCAGCCGGACCTGCTGGTGAGCGGCGGGGACAACCTCGAGCATCCGGACGCCATCGGCCCGGTCGTGGCGCTCCACGAACGGCTCCGTGAGGTCACCGGGGCGCCGGCGTTGGCGGTGCTGGGGGCACACGACCGGTTCGGCCCCCGACGCGGCAACCCGGCGGCCTACCTGTGGCAGCCGTCGGAGGGACCACGTGGCGAGGCGCTGGACACCCCCGCGCTGGTCAAGGGCATGGAGGACAGCGGCTGGCAGGTCCTCTGCAACGACACCTCGACGGTGACGACCCCCGCCGGGATCATCGAGGTGGCCGGTGTCGACGACCCCCACATCGAACGGGACGACCTCTCGATCATCCGCCCCGCTGGGGCGGTGGAGGACCCCGTGCTGCGCCTCGGCCTGACCCACGCCCCCTACCTGCGGGTGCTGCACGGCTACGACCGCGCCGGCTTCGACCTGGCCCTTGCCGGCCACACCCACGGGGGTCAGCTGGCCGTCCCGTGGTGGGGCGCGCTGGTCAGCAACTCCGACCTGCCGCCCGCCCAGGCCAAGGGGACGTCGCTGATCGGCACCGACCTCCACCTGCACGTCTCCGCCGGCCTCGGCCACTCCGTGTACTACCCCATCCGCTTCGCCTGCCGCCCGGAGCTGACCGTCCTCGACCTGGTGGGCCGCTAG
- a CDS encoding transglycosylase domain-containing protein, which produces MATTTPAADHRDPHIILRLLLAIVLVPLLIIGAGTAMGAGIAPLVQPVADFTHRVDSEVLDFPPLGDIIEGYVADERSVVLDANGDELAILRSVNRVNVSIEEIPAHVQNAVLATEDQTFREHTGVNWRAISRAALGNLRSGDIESGASTITQQLIKNLTGEAETTIERKLREAVYAIELEQNATKDEILEIYMNEAYLANGVYGFGTAAEYYFSKEIGQLDVGEAAMLAGMLRAPNANDPLANPRNALDRRNIVINQMAEAGFITDLEALGFVVDAPDTATDEQLVRTLGLNISEIEEASEPFFVNYIRTLLRDIPELGVDADARERAVLNNGLTIRTTIDPLMQDLAQDAITDVLTDPDGPQAALTSVDPDTGQIIAIGFGPKEFGSGPGQTEVLPAVPGVGSSFGRQPGSSFKAFEIVAALEAGVTPTYTIDTPSPYVPRGHCANSGWRPGNYSDGGGGSMNMARATAISSNVYFAHLVDEFTGPEGLADAATRMGIVNTDLFDPPGPAESPICAAVLGASEVYPLDMASAFGTMAAGGVHCEPYAITEILDRDGNVIYEGGTDNCTQAIEPDIANAATSLLRGPIENGTASRHGQVGRPAAGKTGTTQDWKDAWFVGFIPQVSTAVWVGNEIPTTMVDNRCGRVTGGCLPTMIWGNYMRSLIDTMGWPVEDFPPPPRFPSSIVPSVVGMTESQAIATLAAEEYAGQATTVSDWRPAGTVVEQNPPGGSEAPKGTTIVLGVSDGTGERPTVPSVVGLSQAEAIALLEGLGIDVVVSEVPVDDPELIGFVVGQRPEGGQLVLEVPDSNPGTPDIGQVIIEVGRERTEDDPPPSSETPTPDPSASPSDEPSGEPEPGETDEPVGRPGDGDGEPSEEPSEQPNPAPTDPGGGDGSGDGDGEQPPEPAPAGRPGGDSSDDG; this is translated from the coding sequence ATGGCCACCACCACTCCCGCCGCGGACCACCGCGACCCCCACATCATCCTCCGGCTGCTCCTGGCGATCGTCCTCGTCCCGCTGCTGATCATCGGCGCCGGCACGGCGATGGGCGCGGGCATCGCACCGCTGGTCCAGCCCGTCGCCGACTTCACGCACCGCGTGGACTCCGAGGTGCTGGACTTCCCGCCCCTCGGCGACATCATCGAGGGGTACGTCGCCGACGAGCGGTCCGTCGTCCTTGACGCCAACGGCGACGAGCTGGCGATCCTGCGCTCGGTCAACCGGGTCAACGTGAGCATCGAGGAGATCCCGGCCCACGTCCAGAACGCGGTCCTTGCGACGGAGGACCAGACCTTCCGCGAGCACACCGGCGTGAACTGGCGAGCCATCTCCCGTGCTGCGCTGGGCAACCTGCGGTCCGGCGACATCGAGTCCGGTGCGTCCACGATCACCCAGCAGCTGATCAAGAACCTCACCGGCGAGGCCGAGACGACGATCGAGCGGAAGCTGCGCGAGGCCGTCTACGCCATCGAGCTGGAGCAGAACGCCACCAAGGACGAGATCCTCGAGATCTACATGAACGAGGCCTACCTCGCCAACGGCGTGTACGGCTTCGGTACGGCGGCGGAGTACTACTTCTCCAAGGAGATCGGCCAGCTCGACGTTGGCGAGGCCGCCATGCTCGCCGGCATGTTGCGCGCGCCCAACGCCAACGACCCGCTGGCCAACCCGCGCAACGCCCTGGACCGCCGCAACATCGTGATCAACCAGATGGCCGAGGCCGGGTTCATCACCGACCTGGAGGCCCTCGGCTTCGTCGTCGACGCCCCCGACACCGCCACCGACGAGCAGCTCGTGCGCACGCTCGGCCTGAACATCTCCGAGATCGAAGAGGCCTCCGAGCCGTTCTTCGTCAACTACATCCGCACGCTGCTGCGGGACATCCCCGAGCTCGGCGTCGATGCCGACGCGCGTGAGCGGGCCGTCCTGAACAACGGCCTGACGATCCGCACCACGATCGACCCGCTGATGCAGGACCTCGCCCAGGACGCCATCACCGACGTCCTGACCGACCCCGACGGTCCGCAGGCAGCGTTGACGTCGGTCGACCCCGACACCGGACAGATCATCGCTATCGGCTTCGGCCCGAAGGAGTTCGGATCGGGCCCGGGTCAGACCGAGGTGCTGCCGGCAGTGCCGGGCGTCGGGTCCTCCTTCGGCCGCCAGCCCGGGTCGTCGTTCAAGGCCTTCGAGATCGTCGCGGCGCTGGAAGCCGGCGTCACGCCGACCTACACCATCGACACCCCCTCCCCCTACGTGCCCCGCGGGCACTGCGCCAACTCCGGCTGGCGGCCGGGCAACTACTCCGACGGCGGCGGCGGGTCGATGAACATGGCCCGTGCCACCGCCATCTCCTCCAACGTGTACTTCGCCCACCTCGTCGACGAGTTCACCGGTCCCGAGGGCCTGGCCGACGCCGCGACCCGCATGGGCATCGTCAACACCGACCTCTTCGACCCACCCGGGCCGGCCGAGTCCCCCATCTGCGCCGCGGTGCTGGGTGCCAGCGAGGTGTACCCGCTCGACATGGCCAGCGCTTTCGGGACGATGGCCGCCGGCGGCGTGCACTGCGAGCCGTACGCGATCACCGAGATCCTCGACCGCGACGGCAACGTCATCTACGAGGGCGGCACGGACAACTGCACCCAGGCGATCGAACCCGACATCGCCAACGCAGCGACCTCGCTGCTGCGCGGCCCGATCGAGAACGGCACCGCCAGCCGCCACGGCCAGGTCGGTCGCCCCGCTGCGGGAAAGACCGGGACGACCCAGGACTGGAAGGACGCCTGGTTCGTCGGGTTCATCCCGCAGGTCTCCACTGCCGTGTGGGTCGGCAACGAGATCCCCACGACCATGGTCGACAACCGTTGCGGTCGGGTCACCGGCGGCTGCCTGCCGACGATGATCTGGGGCAACTACATGCGCTCGCTCATCGACACGATGGGCTGGCCGGTCGAGGACTTCCCCCCGCCGCCGCGCTTCCCGAGCTCCATCGTCCCGTCCGTCGTCGGCATGACGGAGTCCCAGGCCATCGCCACGCTGGCCGCCGAGGAGTACGCCGGCCAGGCCACGACCGTCAGCGACTGGCGACCGGCGGGGACCGTGGTCGAGCAGAACCCACCGGGAGGATCCGAGGCCCCGAAGGGCACGACGATCGTGCTCGGCGTGTCCGACGGCACCGGTGAACGACCGACCGTCCCGAGCGTCGTCGGCCTGTCGCAGGCCGAGGCGATCGCCCTGCTCGAGGGCCTCGGCATCGATGTCGTGGTCAGCGAGGTCCCCGTCGACGACCCCGAGCTGATCGGCTTCGTCGTCGGACAACGACCCGAGGGCGGACAGCTCGTGCTCGAGGTGCCCGACAGCAACCCCGGGACGCCCGACATCGGCCAGGTGATCATCGAGGTCGGCCGCGAACGGACCGAGGACGACCCGCCACCGTCGTCGGAGACGCCCACGCCCGACCCCTCGGCGTCCCCCAGCGACGAACCGAGCGGCGAGCCAGAGCCGGGCGAGACCGACGAACCCGTCGGCCGACCCGGCGACGGGGACGGCGAGCCGTCGGAGGAGCCGAGCGAGCAGCCCAACCCCGCACCCACCGACCCCGGCGGCGGCGACGGCTCCGGGGACGGTGACGGCGAGCAGCCCCCCGAACCCGCCCCCGCCGGCCGACCCGGCGGCGACTCGAGCGACGACGGGTGA
- a CDS encoding ArsA family ATPase yields MTTLDRARERDLTEVVAERHIIVCTGSGGVGKTTTAATLAVAAARQGRRTIVVTIDPARRLAQSMGLDALDNTPRAVDAVPNLDAMMLDMKRTFDEVIDRHADDPARAARIKSNRFYQQISGQLAGTQEYMAMEKLFDLHSTGRYDCIVVDTPPTRNALDFLDAPKRLTDFLDGKFLKMFLSPGLTATKTIGRMAAFGTGLFMKAAGRITGAGVLDDLAEFFQSFEGMYEGFKNRAQLVYKLLASGDAAFVVVSSGEPTALREARYFVQRLAKEGMPLAGLVLNRVTPALPEDLAALAARVGEDDRERLLAGDDEQRAVAGMLGLLDRSAQVHARQQRNIESGLHGLDPRTLVEVPEMPSDVHDLEGLDAIGEHLIRS; encoded by the coding sequence GTGACGACCCTCGACCGTGCCCGCGAACGCGACCTGACCGAGGTCGTCGCCGAGCGCCACATCATCGTCTGCACCGGCTCCGGTGGGGTGGGCAAGACCACCACCGCCGCGACCCTGGCCGTTGCCGCTGCACGGCAGGGCCGTCGGACGATCGTCGTCACGATCGACCCGGCCCGCCGACTGGCCCAGTCGATGGGCCTCGACGCCCTCGACAACACCCCACGGGCCGTCGACGCGGTGCCCAACCTCGACGCGATGATGCTGGACATGAAGCGGACCTTCGACGAGGTCATCGACCGGCACGCCGACGATCCCGCCCGGGCCGCCCGCATCAAGTCCAATCGCTTCTACCAGCAGATCTCCGGCCAGCTCGCGGGCACGCAGGAGTACATGGCGATGGAGAAGCTGTTCGACCTGCACTCCACCGGCCGCTACGACTGCATCGTCGTCGACACGCCGCCCACCCGGAACGCGCTGGACTTCCTCGACGCCCCCAAGCGGCTGACGGACTTCCTCGACGGCAAGTTCCTCAAGATGTTCCTGTCCCCCGGCCTGACGGCCACCAAGACCATCGGTCGGATGGCGGCGTTCGGCACCGGGCTGTTCATGAAGGCGGCCGGCCGGATCACCGGCGCCGGCGTGCTGGACGACCTCGCGGAGTTCTTCCAGTCCTTCGAGGGCATGTACGAGGGCTTCAAGAACCGCGCGCAGCTGGTCTACAAGCTGCTGGCGTCCGGCGATGCGGCGTTCGTGGTCGTCTCCTCCGGCGAACCGACGGCCCTGCGCGAGGCCCGCTACTTCGTGCAGCGCCTGGCCAAGGAGGGCATGCCGCTGGCCGGCCTCGTGCTGAACCGGGTGACGCCCGCGCTGCCGGAGGACCTGGCCGCGCTGGCCGCCCGCGTCGGCGAGGACGACCGCGAGCGGCTGCTGGCCGGTGACGACGAGCAGCGGGCCGTGGCCGGCATGCTCGGCCTGCTCGACCGGTCCGCGCAGGTGCACGCCCGGCAGCAGCGCAACATCGAGTCCGGCCTCCACGGGCTGGACCCGCGGACGCTGGTCGAGGTGCCCGAGATGCCGTCGGACGTGCACGACCTCGAGGGCCTCGACGCCATCGGGGAACACCTGATCCGCAGCTGA
- a CDS encoding ArsA family ATPase produces MDASQLLSRRLLLVTGKGGVGKSTLAASLALAGSRLGRRTCLVEVEGRQAFSSIFSTAPWDFEEREFRPSLYGLSIDPEASLTEYLSMFYGAQRITKLVARTPAVEFATQAAPGIKDVLLIGKVKEMERRRRDDGQFEYDLIVVDAPPTGRIVNFLAAPDATTELVNVGPVRQQAQTVIDMLTDSSRTAVLLTTLLEEMPVTETADSIRDLTQLGVPLGPVLINRAVQPAMDDAALKHLAGMDREAVQRVLADLGIDDVDASTAEALLDTGHTHLGRLDLAERMRQRVADEIDLPSLELPFVADATRPEEIVTAIAATLEDRL; encoded by the coding sequence GTGGACGCCTCACAGCTGTTGTCGCGCCGCCTGCTGCTGGTCACCGGCAAGGGGGGCGTCGGCAAGTCGACCCTCGCCGCGTCGCTGGCCCTTGCCGGCTCGCGTCTGGGACGCCGTACCTGCTTGGTGGAGGTGGAGGGACGCCAGGCGTTCTCCTCGATCTTCTCCACTGCACCCTGGGACTTCGAGGAGCGTGAGTTCCGGCCGAGCCTCTACGGGCTGTCCATCGACCCGGAGGCATCGCTCACGGAGTACCTGTCGATGTTCTACGGCGCCCAGCGGATCACCAAGCTGGTGGCCAGGACCCCGGCGGTGGAGTTCGCCACGCAGGCCGCACCCGGCATCAAGGACGTCCTGCTGATCGGCAAGGTCAAGGAGATGGAGCGGCGCCGACGTGACGACGGGCAGTTCGAGTACGACCTGATCGTGGTCGATGCCCCGCCGACCGGCCGGATCGTCAACTTCCTCGCCGCCCCCGACGCCACCACCGAGCTGGTCAACGTCGGGCCGGTGCGCCAGCAGGCGCAGACCGTCATCGACATGCTCACGGATTCCTCGCGGACCGCGGTCCTGCTGACCACCCTCCTGGAGGAGATGCCGGTCACCGAGACGGCCGACTCGATCCGCGACCTGACCCAGCTCGGCGTCCCGCTCGGGCCGGTCCTGATCAATCGCGCGGTGCAGCCCGCCATGGACGACGCTGCGCTGAAGCACCTCGCCGGCATGGACCGCGAGGCCGTGCAGCGAGTCCTGGCCGATCTCGGCATCGACGACGTCGACGCGTCCACGGCCGAGGCGCTGCTGGACACCGGCCACACCCACCTCGGACGGCTGGACCTGGCCGAACGCATGCGCCAACGCGTCGCCGACGAGATCGACCTGCCGTCGCTGGAGCTGCCCTTCGTGGCCGACGCCACCCGGCCCGAGGAGATCGTGACCGCCATCGCCGCCACCCTGGAGGACCGGCTGTGA
- a CDS encoding NfeD family protein, translating into MALHRIAGGVLLLVGLLAALAAPASAQASSTSTVDVVEAVGVLDDPLTDFVIGAIEQSNLDGSQAVVIRLDTDGALGGDIDRLVDTIESSDVPVVVYVGTAGARATGAGVRVAAAAHVLALAPTGLYGVAHPADLGDPGARTVGEVASDLEALADARGRDADFLVDAAESGAAVIAVPDGETGAPIADGTELPEGTDPTVVRTLDESALAEAGIADIVAPTIQQVLAALGGREVVTNAGDVVLDVDPVTANVRFVNLDLVQRILHTASSPTLAYLLLLAGALTLFFEVFQPGFGVSGFSAIGVLALGVYSVAVLPIQPLWAVIAVIGLLLLAYDLAIAGLSWPSAVGTLALGAGSINMWQIPQLAPPTWLIVVGTLSAAVFFIMMMTSVLRAQGNQALLGAKAVEGKVGIVRSALGPEGHIFVGGALWRARAPQGSGKVRTGTKVRVLGLNDSLTLDVEIVDDTSTTKV; encoded by the coding sequence ATGGCCCTTCACCGAATCGCGGGCGGAGTGCTGCTCCTCGTCGGCCTTCTCGCCGCGCTGGCCGCCCCCGCGAGCGCCCAAGCTTCATCCACCTCCACCGTCGACGTCGTGGAGGCGGTGGGCGTGCTCGATGATCCGCTGACCGACTTCGTGATCGGGGCGATCGAGCAGTCCAACCTCGACGGCTCGCAGGCCGTGGTGATCCGGCTGGACACCGACGGCGCGCTCGGTGGTGACATCGACCGGCTGGTCGACACCATCGAGTCCTCCGACGTGCCCGTCGTGGTCTACGTGGGCACCGCAGGTGCACGCGCCACCGGTGCGGGCGTCCGCGTCGCGGCTGCCGCACACGTGCTTGCCCTGGCCCCGACCGGCCTCTACGGCGTGGCCCACCCGGCTGACCTGGGCGACCCCGGGGCGCGGACCGTGGGCGAGGTTGCCTCCGACCTGGAGGCCCTTGCCGACGCCCGCGGCCGCGATGCTGACTTCCTCGTCGACGCCGCCGAGAGCGGCGCGGCCGTGATCGCGGTCCCCGACGGCGAGACCGGCGCCCCGATCGCCGACGGCACCGAGCTGCCCGAGGGCACCGACCCGACGGTGGTCCGCACGCTGGACGAGTCGGCCCTCGCCGAGGCGGGCATCGCCGACATCGTCGCCCCGACCATCCAGCAGGTCCTCGCCGCGCTGGGCGGCCGCGAGGTCGTCACCAACGCCGGTGACGTCGTGCTCGACGTCGACCCGGTAACCGCCAACGTGCGGTTCGTCAACCTCGACCTGGTGCAGCGGATCCTCCACACGGCGTCCAGCCCGACGCTGGCCTACCTCCTGCTGCTCGCCGGCGCCCTGACCCTCTTCTTCGAGGTGTTCCAGCCGGGCTTCGGCGTGTCCGGGTTCTCCGCCATCGGGGTCCTGGCGCTGGGTGTCTACTCCGTCGCCGTCCTGCCCATCCAGCCGCTGTGGGCGGTGATCGCGGTGATCGGCCTGCTGCTGCTCGCCTACGACCTGGCCATCGCCGGGTTGTCGTGGCCCAGCGCCGTCGGCACCCTCGCGCTCGGAGCCGGATCGATCAACATGTGGCAGATCCCCCAGCTCGCCCCCCCGACGTGGTTGATCGTCGTCGGGACCCTCTCCGCCGCCGTGTTCTTCATCATGATGATGACGTCGGTCCTGCGTGCCCAGGGCAACCAGGCGCTGCTCGGCGCCAAGGCTGTCGAGGGCAAGGTCGGCATCGTCCGTTCGGCGCTCGGCCCCGAGGGACACATCTTCGTCGGCGGTGCGCTGTGGCGCGCCCGTGCCCCGCAGGGCTCGGGCAAGGTGCGGACCGGGACCAAGGTGCGGGTGCTCGGGCTCAACGACAGCCTGACGCTCGACGTCGAGATCGTCGACGACACCAGCACCACGAAGGTGTGA